The following proteins come from a genomic window of Sphaerisporangium rubeum:
- a CDS encoding KedN5 family methylcobalamin-dependent radical SAM C-methyltransferase gives MDKRILVGITQQGVWDMALESMPLAAGYLKSTALADERIREAADIRIFNFRGGVSISAMATEIFSERVPEIFACSVYGWNFRAFGSLAETYKRMNPRGWVVFGGTHVAHQAERVFRLFPAVDVIVNGEGELVFRDLVGAYLDGRSPDDLGHIQGVSFRDAAGAIVTTEQRERIEDLDVIPSPILSGALDLLDDTGRFRYDVALMETNRGCPYKCSFCFWGGATGQRVKAFSRERLRAELEVLGRLKVETIALCDANFGMLPIDEEFVDDLIEIRDRYGYPRALESSWAKNKSQVFYSIVRKMKRAGMRSSFTLSLQTLSDTALSLMNRRNMKVNAWEDLVSWLNAEGLECYAELIWGAPGETVESFYEGYDRLAARISRIAVYPLLLLPNTEYYDKRDEYGIIAVRGDTDDFEYSLAHNTVSFEENLRMQRFMFWARVMGEYTVLRHTWAPLRVLAGVTQSQVLRDIQAWMDETDDPAAEPLRDWLTQSAADQDAYGPAVAYLLADPEAKRLLGRWWHESMRSAVPRAVAPLLDEVFQYDLLTHPIPLREDVLDTTEPLPMVRIGDDDYFLRSGVKFEYDVPAVLDALRTGREPDLSPCPVTLDLYHRTGFENFLGTTNHEEIIYFMGVQRHQITGAAPDPLTVLDGVAGIEDDLDDGPSPAPLMAAEPARVVAEIGGGGASACR, from the coding sequence ATGGATAAAAGAATTCTCGTAGGCATCACGCAGCAAGGCGTATGGGACATGGCACTGGAGTCCATGCCGCTCGCCGCCGGTTATCTGAAGTCCACGGCGCTCGCGGACGAGCGGATCAGGGAGGCCGCCGACATCCGGATTTTCAATTTCAGAGGCGGCGTGTCGATCTCCGCGATGGCGACGGAGATCTTCAGCGAGCGCGTCCCCGAGATCTTCGCCTGCTCGGTGTACGGCTGGAACTTCCGCGCCTTCGGGTCGCTCGCGGAGACGTACAAGCGGATGAACCCCCGCGGCTGGGTCGTGTTCGGCGGCACGCACGTGGCGCACCAGGCCGAGCGGGTGTTCCGGCTGTTCCCCGCGGTCGACGTCATCGTCAACGGCGAGGGCGAGCTGGTGTTCCGTGACCTGGTCGGCGCCTACCTCGACGGCCGGAGCCCCGACGACCTCGGCCACATCCAGGGGGTGTCGTTCCGCGACGCGGCCGGCGCGATCGTGACCACCGAGCAGCGGGAACGCATCGAGGACCTCGACGTCATCCCGTCCCCCATCCTGAGCGGCGCGCTCGACCTGCTGGACGACACCGGACGCTTCCGGTACGACGTCGCGCTGATGGAGACCAACCGGGGCTGTCCCTACAAGTGCTCCTTCTGCTTCTGGGGTGGCGCGACCGGCCAGCGCGTCAAGGCGTTCTCGCGGGAACGGCTGCGCGCCGAGCTTGAGGTGCTCGGCCGGCTGAAGGTCGAGACGATCGCGCTGTGCGACGCCAACTTCGGCATGCTTCCCATCGACGAGGAGTTCGTGGACGACCTCATCGAGATCCGCGACCGGTACGGCTACCCGCGCGCACTGGAGAGCTCCTGGGCCAAGAACAAGTCCCAGGTGTTCTACTCGATCGTCCGCAAGATGAAGCGCGCCGGGATGCGCAGCTCGTTCACCCTGTCGCTGCAGACGCTCAGCGACACGGCGCTGTCGCTGATGAACCGGCGCAACATGAAGGTCAACGCCTGGGAGGACCTGGTCTCCTGGCTGAACGCCGAGGGTCTCGAGTGCTACGCCGAGCTGATCTGGGGTGCGCCGGGGGAGACGGTGGAGTCGTTCTACGAGGGGTACGACCGGCTGGCGGCCCGCATCTCCCGCATCGCGGTGTATCCGCTGCTTCTGCTGCCGAACACCGAGTACTACGACAAACGGGATGAGTACGGCATCATCGCGGTGCGCGGCGACACCGACGACTTCGAGTACTCCCTGGCGCACAACACGGTCAGCTTCGAGGAGAACCTCCGCATGCAGAGGTTCATGTTCTGGGCCAGGGTCATGGGGGAGTACACGGTGCTGCGCCACACCTGGGCCCCGCTGCGGGTGCTCGCCGGCGTCACCCAGTCGCAGGTGCTGCGCGACATCCAGGCCTGGATGGACGAGACCGACGACCCGGCGGCCGAGCCGCTGCGCGACTGGCTGACGCAGTCGGCGGCCGACCAGGACGCCTACGGCCCGGCTGTGGCGTACCTGCTCGCCGACCCCGAGGCCAAGCGGCTGCTCGGCCGGTGGTGGCACGAGTCGATGCGCTCGGCGGTGCCGCGTGCCGTCGCGCCGCTGCTCGACGAGGTCTTCCAGTACGACCTGCTGACCCACCCCATCCCGCTGCGCGAGGACGTGCTCGACACCACCGAGCCGCTGCCGATGGTGCGGATCGGCGACGACGACTACTTCCTGCGTTCGGGGGTGAAGTTCGAGTACGACGTGCCTGCCGTGCTCGACGCGCTGCGCACCGGCCGCGAGCCGGACCTGTCGCCGTGTCCGGTGACGCTCGACCTGTACCACCGCACCGGGTTCGAGAACTTCCTCGGGACCACCAACCACGAGGAGATCATCTACTTCATGGGGGTGCAGCGGCACCAGATCACCGGCGCCGCGCCGGATCCGCTGACCGTGCTCGACGGTGTCGCGGGGATCGAGGACGACCTCGATGACGGGCCGTCCCCGGCGCCGCTCATGGCGGCCGAACCGGCGCGGGTGGTCGCCGAGATCGGTGGCGGAGGGGCCTCCGCCTGCCGGTGA
- a CDS encoding polyprenyl synthetase family protein: MEEIPSAHAGLMANEVKRRWESFTPGGENNEGIPDPLDEICSYALTAPGKLFRPVLLLLSAESVGGRVADVLPAAVGTECGHVASLIHDDIIDGDAMRRGRPAVYRRYGMDNAIVAGDALLFQIFLCLAECRAAGVPDGRIVSAMEIVARAGVDLCRGQALEAEITSRSARDVRAYLRMVRLKTAALFSGACQAGAVLGGGPPEWVQALGEYGDALGIAFQIQDDLLGYVTDAGTTGKPATSDIKNRRLTLPIILAYEAGTARDRAVLDAALLGELAIDEALDAVGGVLRSTEAIARSTAMARTYTDRAAAALALLPASRGRDHLAGFVERTVSRVR, translated from the coding sequence GTGGAGGAAATTCCGTCGGCGCACGCGGGGCTGATGGCGAACGAGGTCAAAAGACGCTGGGAATCATTCACACCCGGCGGTGAGAACAACGAGGGAATACCCGATCCGCTCGACGAGATCTGCTCGTACGCGCTGACCGCGCCGGGGAAACTGTTCCGGCCCGTGCTGCTTCTGCTGTCGGCCGAGTCCGTCGGCGGCAGGGTGGCCGACGTGCTGCCGGCGGCGGTCGGCACCGAGTGCGGCCACGTGGCGAGCCTCATCCACGACGACATCATCGACGGCGACGCCATGCGCCGCGGCCGTCCCGCCGTGTACCGCAGGTACGGCATGGACAACGCCATCGTCGCGGGGGACGCGCTGCTGTTCCAGATCTTCCTGTGTCTCGCGGAGTGCCGCGCCGCCGGCGTGCCGGACGGCCGCATCGTGTCCGCGATGGAGATCGTGGCACGCGCCGGGGTGGACCTGTGCCGCGGCCAGGCGCTGGAGGCGGAGATCACCAGCAGGTCGGCGCGCGACGTGCGCGCGTACCTGCGCATGGTGCGGCTGAAGACGGCGGCGCTGTTCAGCGGCGCCTGCCAGGCCGGGGCCGTGCTCGGCGGCGGGCCGCCTGAGTGGGTGCAGGCGCTCGGCGAGTACGGCGACGCGCTCGGGATCGCGTTCCAGATCCAGGACGACCTGCTCGGCTACGTCACCGACGCCGGCACCACCGGCAAGCCGGCGACCAGCGACATCAAGAACCGCAGGCTCACCTTGCCGATCATCCTCGCGTACGAGGCCGGCACGGCGCGCGACCGGGCCGTGCTGGACGCGGCGCTGCTCGGCGAGCTCGCGATCGACGAGGCGCTCGACGCCGTCGGCGGCGTGCTGCGGAGCACCGAGGCCATCGCCAGGTCGACGGCCATGGCCCGCACCTACACCGACCGGGCCGCCGCCGCCTTGGCCCTGCTCCCCGCGAGTCGCGGCAGGGACCACCTCGCGGGGTTCGTCGAACGTACCGTCAGCCGCGTCCGGTGA